In one Apteryx mantelli isolate bAptMan1 chromosome 9, bAptMan1.hap1, whole genome shotgun sequence genomic region, the following are encoded:
- the RAP2B gene encoding ras-related protein Rap-2b — MREYKVVVLGSGGVGKSALTVQFVTGSFIEKYDPTIEDFYRKEIEVDSSPSVLEILDTAGTEQFASMRDLYIKNGQGFILVYSLVNQQSFQDIKPMRDQITRVKRYERVPMILVGNKVDLEDEREVSFGEGKALAEEWSCPFMETSAKNKASVDELFAEIVRQMNYAAQPGGDEPCCASCAIL; from the coding sequence atGCGGGAGTACAAAGTGGTGGTGCTGGGCTCGGGCGGCGTGGGCAAGTCTGCCCTCACCGTGCAGTTCGTCACCGGCTCCTTCATCGAGAAGTACGACCCCACCATCGAGGACTTCTACCGCAAGGAGATCGAGGTGGACTCGTCGCCCTCGGTGCTGGAGATCCTGGACACGGCGGGCACGGAGCAGTTCGCCTCCATGCGGGACCTCTACATCAAGAACGGGCAGGGCTTCATCCTGGTCTACAGCCTGGTGAACCAGCAGAGCTTCCAGGACATCAAGCCCATGCGGGACCAGATCACGCGCGTCAAGCGGTACGAGCGGGTGCCCATGATCCTGGTGGGCAACAAGGTGGACCTGGAGGACGAGCGGGAGGTGTCGTTCGGGGAGGGCAAGGCGCTGGCCGAGGAGTGGAGCTGCCCCTTCATGGAGACCTCGGCCAAGAACAAGGCGTCGGTGGACGAGCTCTTCGCCGAGATCGTGCGGCAGATGAACTACGCGGCGCAGCCGGGCGGCGACGAGCCGTGCTGCGCCTCCTGCGCCATCCTCTga